The following coding sequences are from one Solea solea chromosome 11, fSolSol10.1, whole genome shotgun sequence window:
- the magixa gene encoding membrane-associated guanylate kinase, WW and PDZ domain-containing protein 1 isoform X3, whose amino-acid sequence MSKATVKKLHWRSKVQESFVPLGGGSGELGLAIGGGGDYGEFPFVTAAPGGGATVGDIILEIGGTPVLGMTLGDVRGVLNSCPHPIRIKTVSPGSSLCKDLRLYLSKCFTPGSMDSQLQQLIRENLYLRAVPCTTRQPRDGEISGVDYNFVSIVEFFSLEESGALLESGKFKGNYYGTPRPVHIGPESPPITYQEHRNLLRNFRTRSKSLSNLEKAVEEGDNSEEDSTPSGSAGAPPTTLPLSQSWESTLGSREGTEEGGRGRGRGGVRRGRGGAPLPENWELAFSDSGEPYYIDHKSKTTSWFDPRTPSKDTTPCTELPEFTEQASQLRGYSIHTRLSKGPRGFGFNIVGGSRPREFLQVYSVTPGGPPALNTADILVYINDQCVLGQSHKDVVDMLKSVPMGQSVDVVLRRGYPMLYNPDGCPKQNLETPQTPSEASSTQALTHLTYSCTQDANGNTTGLGQTPPSYAAQPMTNGLTDPPTPTSSDPPLGVTPPPNRTVANHSDSDGGPSNAGTRRSSLIGYSSSTLPALSSSLLLHQSSKSSESDVSTYTLPLMSSSSALTKLPLSQLETGFLQNSTSITNNPVSSSTPPGPPVQRPPMPQTTLTLTPHRDVAPCGFNGCPANHQAPSASASSHGTSGLVLPLGAASPASPPGGELVPVALGRTEGAGLGFSVTAGGQGGQLALVRRVWDRRQCPSLQPGDAIVKINGADVQSLSFSQVQRILQEHTKQGEVVLLVYRAGPAFSPVVTPNLYKPLPSPQGQTTPSSSHPSADSPSSSSAAAVVGGAVPALSQAGLAPDSSQGGPHPPSPGAQQEAPPPPQTANGPSVSTLIQSTSFLDSVPVTLTLEPRDLLGVQESAGGPPPNRGGGASGAVTKDGRGGAKVEVELRRRPGEGFGFVIASQEVSSGASSLMSHRFVTVRRGSPAARSGQIQPGDQLDAVENRPTGGLQHRDLAQILRRAGNTLRLSVTPRRYSSSQTEAADLDIDSRLIKGSRGRSKDQFYSVDLDRGPTGFGFSLRGGSEYNMGLYVLGLMDGGPAQRSNKIQVSDQLVDINGDSTVGMTHSQAVEQIRRGGHRIHLVLKKGNGYVPDYVELSSLSLCMTNSKQGEPCFYVIGRTENSRP is encoded by the exons ATGTCTAAAGCCACGGTGAAGAAGCTGCACTGGCGCTCCAAG GTGCAGGAGAGCTTCGTTCCACTGGGCGGGGGATCAGGAGAGCTGGGTCTGGCCATCGGGGGCGGGGGCGACTATGGCGAGTTCCCTTTTGTCACGGCAGCCCCTGGGGGCGGAGCCACAGTGGGTGACATCATCCTGGAGATCGGTGGGACGCCGGTGTTAGGGATGACCCTCGGCGACGTCAGAGGAGTCCTCAACTCTTGTCCCCATCCGATCAGAATCAAGACGGTGTCACCAG ggtcaTCCCTCTGTAAGGACCTCAGGTTGTATCTCAGCAAATGTTTCACTCCAGGATCCATGGACAGTCAACTCCAACAGCTGATCAGAGAGAACCTGTACCTGCGCGCTGTTCCCT GTACGACCCGGCAGCCTCGGGACGGTGAGATCTCAGGTGTCGACTACAACTTTGTTTCCATCGTggagtttttctctctggagGAGTCTGGAGCTCTGCTGGAGAGCGGCAagtttaaag GAAACTATTACGGAACGCCCCGCCCCGTCCACATCGGCCCAGAGAGTCCACCGATCACGTACCAGGAACATCGCAACCTGCTGCGGAACTTCAGGACGAGGAGCAAGTCTCTGAGTAACCTGGAGAAAGCTGTGGAGGAGGGAGACAACAGCGAGGAGGACAGCACCCCCTCTG GTTCAGCTGGAGCCCCGCCCACCACTCTGCCTCTGAGCCAATCTTGGGAGTCGACACTAGGGAGCCGTGAAGGAACTGAGGAGGGAGGACgagggagaggaaggggaggagtcagaagaggaagaggaggagctccACTGCCTGAGAACTGGGAGCTGGCCTTCAGTGACTCAGGAGAGCCGTACTACATCGA tcatAAGTCAAAGACGACCAGCTGGTTTGATCCTCGAACTCCGAGCAAAGACACGACTCCTTGTACTGAGC ttcCAGAGTTCACAGAGCAGGCGTCTCAGCTCAGAGGTTACTCTATCCACACTCGTCTTTCTAAAGGTCCTCGAGGTTTTGGTTTTAACATCGTTGGAGGAAGTCGACCTCGAGAGTTTCTGCAGGTTTACAGTGTCACACCTGGAGGGCCCCCTGCCCTCAACACCG CTGACATCCTGGTCTACATCAATGACCAGTGTGTCCTCGGTCAGTCTCATAAAGACGTGGTGGACATGTTGAAGTCGGTGCCGATGGGTCAGAGCGTGGACGTGGTTCTGAGGCGAGGTTACCCTATGCTCTACAACCCAGACGGCTGTCCCAAACAGAACCTGGAGACG CCTCAGACACCCAGCGAGGCCTCTAGCACCCAAGCTCTGACCCACCTGACCTACAGCTGCACGCAGGACGCCAACGGCAACACGACAG GACTTGGCCAAACCCCGCCCTCTTACGCCGCACAGCCAATGACAAATGGGCTTACAGATCCGCCTACTCCCACGTCCTCTGACCCTCCATTGGGAGTGACTCCGCCCCCTAACAGGACAGTAGCCAATCACAGCGACTCTGATGGCGGTCCGTCCAACGCCGGGACTCGCAG GTCGTCACTGAttggctacagcagcagcacactccCCGCCCTCTCCTCCTCGCTCCTCCTCCATCAGAGCTCAAAGTCGTCAGAGAGCGACGTGTCCACGTACACGCTGCCGCTCATGTCCTCGTCCTCTGCTCTCACCAAACTGCCGCTCTCTCAGCTAGAGACCGGTTTCCTCCAGAACTCCACCTCCATCACCAACAACCCCGTCTCCTCGTCCACACCTCCGGGACCACCGGTGCAGCGGCCGCCAATGCCCCAGACCACGCTCACCCTGACTCCGCACAGAGACGTTGCGCCCTGCGGCTTTAACGGGTGTCCAGCCAATCACCAAGCTCCCTCCGCCTCCGCCTCCTCCCATGGAACCTCAGGTCTGGTGCTGCCACTGGGGGCAGCGTCACCGGCGTCGCCCCCTGGTGGGGAGCTGGTGCCGGTAGCTTTGGGACGTActgagggggcggggctgggGTTCAGTGTGACAGCGGGGGGTCAGGGGGGTCAGCTGGCCCTGGTCAGGCGAGTGTGGGATCGGAGGCAGTGTCCGTCACTGCAGCCAGGGGACGCTATCGTGAAGATCAACGGAGCAGATGTTCAGAGCCTCAGCTTCTCCCAG GTGCAGAGGATCCTGCAGGAACACACCAAACAGGGCGAGGTGGTGCTGCTGGTCTACAGAGCAG GCCCTGCCTTCTCTCCAGTCGTCACCCCCAACCTCTATaagcccctcccctctcctcagGGTCAGACCACACCCTCTTCCTCCCACCCCTCAGCGGACTCGCCTTCCTCGTCCTCCGCTGCGGCCGTGGTGGGCGGGGCCGTTCCTGCTCTCAGTCAGGCAGGTTTAGCCCCAGACTCTTCTCAGGGGGGCCCCCACCCACCGAGCCCCGGGGCCCAACAAG aggccccgcctcctcctcagACGGCTAACGGGCCGTCGGTGTCCACGCTGATCCAGAGCACCAGTTTCCTGGACTCGGTTCCTGTGACATTGACGCTGGAGCCGCGTGATCTGCTGGGAGTTCAGGAGAGCGCTGGAGGACCGCCTCCaaacagagggggaggagcctcgGGAGCAGTGACTAAGGACGGGAGGGGCGGAGCAAAGGTGGAGGTGGAGCTCAGGAGGAGGCCGGGGGAAGGCTTTGGATTTGTCATCGCCTCTCAGGAAGTGAGCAGCGGCG CGTCCTCACTTATGTCCCACCGGTTTGTGACGGTGCGTCGCGGCAGCCCGGCGGCTCGCAGTGGACAGATCCAGCCCGGTGACCAGTTGGACGCCGTGGAGAACCGGCCGACAGGTGGTTTACAACACCGGGACCTGGCCCAGATTCTGAGGAGGGCGGGAAACACACTGAGGCTGAGTGTCACACCCAGACGCT ACTCCTCCTCTCAGACAGAGGCAGCCGATCTGGACATCGATAGTCGACTGATCAAAGGATCGAGaggaaggtcaaag gaccAGTTCTACAGCGTGGATCTGGATCGAGGTCCAACAGGGTTTGGTTTCTCTCTGAGGGGGGGCAGTGAGTACAACATGGGCCTGTATGTACTGGGTCTGATGGATGGGGGGCCGGCCCAACGCAGCAACAAgatacag GTGTCTGATCAGCTGGTGGACATAAACGGGGACAGCACAGTGGGGATGACTCACAGTCAGGCTGTGGAGCAGATCAGACGAGGAGGACATCGCATCCACCTCGTCCTCAAGAAAGGAAACGGTTACGTCCCCGACTACG tggagCTGTCCAGCCTCTCTCTTTGTATGACAAACTCCAAACAGGGTGAACCGTGTTTCTACGTGATTGGACGAACTGAAAACTCGCG gCCCTGA